Proteins encoded by one window of Vicia villosa cultivar HV-30 ecotype Madison, WI unplaced genomic scaffold, Vvil1.0 ctg.004681F_1_1, whole genome shotgun sequence:
- the LOC131642238 gene encoding uncharacterized protein LOC131642238 produces MILVAIVAEVMEEYTALLARVVEQVFRTAPVPRRVRFLILRSLPFVSSQHRRIQIQSH; encoded by the coding sequence atgATACTGGTGGCGATTGTGGCGGAGGTGATGGAGGAGTACACGGCGTTGTTAGCAAGGGTGGTGGAGCAGGTGTTCCGTACTGCTCCTGTCCCTAGACGGGTTCGTTTTCTGATCCTCCGTagtcttccctttgtttcatctCAACACAGGAGGATTCAAATTCAATCACATTAG